agcaatagaaaactcaattttgaactttttgatgttacgttgttttgcatttttagtGACGATATAAACCTTTTCTgctaaaattctataaagcgGAAAATGTGACGAGGAAGTGGTTGAGAATCGAGTTTGAGCATTTTTACATCATCGTACGGTTCAGTGACACACAACGAATGTCACaaacgatttattgaaaaccaaatttggtgaacgtcttatttcacgaaatggcccagttcattggccgcctcggtcgtgcgatttgaagCTGTTAGACtactttttgtggggctacgttaagtctatggtctatgccaacaagccagcgaaaAAACTTTGTAGCGCTCTTACTGACAAACCCGTTATTTTTCTAactcatacacacacgcacataattaattattgataacaaaatttattgagatTTTCCTACCACAAGcggtgcaaatattttttgtcatagAATTTTATCACGTGAGGCATGCATTTGCAAGGGCGGatcgatatataatatattagggctacaaaaaaaatgaaagttttggaaaaaagtctCCATGACGGCGACAGCCATCTTATTCGCCCAGAATTTCTGTCCGTCTAATGACTTTTTCAAGTTTGGAAACCAATGGTGGTCATGCCAAGTGGCATGAGTCAAATCTAGAATACGGTGAATGAGGCGCAAGTATGACcaatactttccccctttttcgGAGTAGGTTCCTCAGGCAAATTCTATTTTTGCCCCTTATTCTTGGCCTTTTGTATGTATCAGTCGAGCCATACTTCTGAACGGTCACAAAACGACTTCGATACTTCTTTGTATTGTATTGAAATAGCGCTTTGAAGTAGTCTCATGGTTACACTTGTTGTCCGGAATGAGCAGACGCGGGACCCATTTTGGTTGATAGTACAGTTTTCACCTTTTTCGGAACAGGTTCGCCAGGCAAAGTCTACTGTTTCCAATATTCCTATTCGTCTATCCATGTTTCGTCGACGGTCACAAAATGGCCTCGAAACTTGTTTGGACTGTGTTGAAACTGCGCTTTGCAGCGGTCTCTTAGCTACTCTTGTTGAATGAGCAGACGCGGAACCCATTCTGGTTTATAGTACAGTATTTACCTTTTTCGGAACAGGTTCTTAAAGCAAAGTCTACTGTTTCCACTACTCCTTAGTCTTTTGTATGCATCAGTCGATCCAAGTTTCGTCGACGGTCACAAAATACCTCGAAACTTGTTTGGACTGTGTTGAAACTGCGTTTTGCAGTGGTCTTATGGCTACACTTGTTGTCCGGAATGAGCAGACGAGGGACCAATTTTGGTTGATAGTACAGTATTCACCTTTTTCGGAATAGGTTCTCCGGAATGAGCAGACGCAGAACCCATCGCATGGACAGCTTACTTATGCCCACTATTTCGTTTAGTATATAACATCTCTGCGGTTTGTTTGAAAGCCTACTGTCTCAACTATCTCGCTCATCTCGGAGTCTGCTAATAAAATCGGAGACTTTTGTCAAGCTACCCTCCGTGGCAACGTATACTGCCTCCAAGATCCATCCGATTTCCCCTCCGCAAAACAAGAAACGAACCACCGATCGATAATGCACTTTTCCCCATTTTCTAAATTCGGCCGACACGCCCGCTTCCGGACGTCCACTTCCTATTCATTACCGTACCACTATTTTACGTATTTACGTATGTATCTACGAGTGAGAAGAACAACAGGTTGGTCAATgaattgatttgaatttttatctaatcattaactaaattcaatattttttatcattgaCTCATTATAGTCAAGGGTCTGAGAGATTTGATAAAGTTGGAAACAAGTGTTTACTTTGCACGTCTACCTGTATGTGGGCGTGGGTATGTAAGAGTTGGCACTTTCATTACATTAGATATACGCCCAGCACTGCCATAAAATCAACAGTAGTTGTTGAGGATTCGTGGAATTGACGCCTAACTGGTCTACCAAGTCTGCTAAGACCACGTAAGACGAATTTATTGTACCAATAAAAATACAGCCGGCCATAAATCAGCAAATCAGTGCAAAATATGGATTTTCAAGGGTTTTTCTGGTACTCAATTTACGTTTGCTTGGCATTTCAATTGGCGCAGAGCACaagtatgttgttgttgtcgaatAAATTTCACTAAAGAAACAATTCTTCACTGCTTTCCCAACTAATCTTAGCGTTGGCGCACTTGAAAACCCCACTCGAGAGCCAACACAGCAGTGAGGCGAAGATAATCAACGGCAGCGAGGCACTGTGGGACGGTACGAGGTATCAGGTTTCGCTGCGTCTGACGGCGGGCGAATGGCTCTTCGGCGCTGGACACATCTGCGGCGGTGCGCTCATCTCACGGCGGTCCGTGCTCACTGCAGCGCATTGCATATGGATGTGAGTGCAAACATGTTAAAGCGGCTGAAAGCTGCAGCGTGACCCGGAAAGTTTATAACTATTGAAATGGTGATTAATAATTTCCAGGCCCGCCAACAATCGCTTTCGGAATGCCAGCGATTTATCGGTGGTTGTGGGAAATTTGAATCGTTATCAGCGCGATAACAATACTTTGGTGTTAGGCGTGTCGAACATCTCGGTGCATCGCGACTATAACGCGACGAGCTACAGGAATGACGTGGCAGTGCTGCATTTGGATGCGCGTGTGCCGGCGAACTTTACACGCGCTCGTGCAATACCGTTAAATAGTGACCTAAATTTGAATGCCAGCAACACCGTCTGCCAAGTATCCGGCTGGGGACGCACCGAAACTGTTTGTTACTCGAatgaattttgattatttttgtaattgtaatCATATAACTTCATACCCCCACAGGGCGGTTACTCACCACAGCTGATGGTGGTCGATGTGGCCATTGTGAACCGGTCTCAATGCGCTACCAATTATGGCGCACTGGTGCACGATGGCATGATTTGTGCCGGTTATATGGAGGGCGGACGTGATGCTTGCGTTGGCGACTCCGGCGGTCCGTTGGTATGTGGCGAACAGCTGGCGGGCTTGGTGTCATTTGGTGTGGGCTGCGCGCAGCCCGGCTTTCCGGGCGTCTACACGGACGTGGCCAGCTATGTGCCGTGGATAAACAATGTGACGAAGTCTTACGAGGATGCTGGCGGCTTGAGCGATAATGGTTTGAGCAATGGCGGCGTTATTGGCGAGAACGGCGGTACTAACGACAGTACTGCTTACAATGAGACCGTTAGTAATAGCGGTTTCAGCATGCTTAGTTGCGCGCCCCCGTTAATTATTGCCGTCTGCTCGCTACTCATGCGGGTATGCTAAGCGTTTAGCTTGAGAAAGATGTACGAATTTATATATTAtcaattttgtgtgtgtgtgtgtgtttaggcATAgcagtacgtatgtatgtatgtacgtattttttgCGATTGATGTATcattgtttacttttctgtaaATTTTTCGGTTTGATTTCTCATTCAAATTGCCAAGATAATGAAGTTAGCGTCAGACGGTGACATATCACAGAcacaaacgtacatacatatacacacacgcttatatactatgtacatacatatatttataatagataTCGAAGTTATTTTGACGAGCCTTATCACCTTTAAAGTTAAGAGCTAGtccatagaaatatatatttatgctattatGCAGAAGATTACAATAGTTTTGCTCATTTAACGGTTGTTTAACCTCTAAAAATAAACTGGGTTCAGGTGTCCGCCCTTTACTAAACTTGATCTTGTTGAAAATGGCTACCAAAGCTgcgttataatttttattatttgttaaattgttggtttaatttaaaaaaaaaaagtaagtggttgccacctgtttgaaatttttaagtgaAAAGTTGTAAGCAGCAGAATAAATTAAGTAGTTATTAAAATAGAAGTGATTACAGCTAAAttgtcattaaaaataaaatgtttggcgggaggttgccacttatttcaaaattaattaacaaattttagtatatacatttgtttttattattaattatattaccAGACTTTTACTAGACTGGAGAATTTTACGttgttactttatatttttgcagaggagttgccacatattgcaaaattaattaatgcacatttatatataaatttgttattataGTATGGCATTTAGACTATTACTAGACTCGAGAATTTTAggtttttactttatatttttgaagaggagttgccacttatttcaaaattaattaatacattttagtatataaatttgttattataatatcCAAGCCCAATAACTTTTACTAGACGGGGGAATTTCAAGTTGGCTTTTGGCTTCATTTCGGTACTTTTATTAAGTAGCGTTGCCATATCTTCAACTTTTTCATCAAATAAATTGGtaacataaatgaaatattgcaaaatggCGGTAATGTTTAAAATATCTCATCGGAAAAAAAATTAGAGAGGGATGCCAACTGTTTAAAAGacttatttcaaacatttttgtcCAAAAGtaacagaaattttttaaattaattgaaatataaaaattggtaTACAATTTGGGTATTTACATTTCTGTTATGTTCAAAATCGTGATTGATACGTtagatttatgtatatgaaGGGGTTCCCAAGTTCCTCCATAACTTTAGTAAGCACTGGGCATCATTGACTAGATGACCtctgttgtcaaaaaagtcttgcggtatttttatagaattttcaattgttcatACAATTGGTTACAATAATGCgattcaaatatgcgccgttttgttCGATGACGCGTTCCCAACGAGATGCCAACTTCATAATGCCCCTCTCATAGAAGCTCGCTtccctattggcaaaaaactcggAGAGGCAATTTTCACAGGACTCTCTTGTGGCCAACTTCAGACTACCAagcgcgttcgccatggacagaaacaggtggtaatcacttggtgcgAGATCCGGACTATACGGTGGATGCAAaagaacctcccatccgagctcccggagCTTCTGGCGCGTCACAaaagatgtgtgtggcctgccgttgtcctgatggaaaacAATTCTGCCTCTGTTGATCAAAGATGGCCTCTTCTGCATGAATGCtgccttcaagcggtccagttgttggcAGTACAGGTCCGAATTGAGCGTTTGGCGAtaggggagcagctcatagtggattattccctgccaatcccaccaaacacacagaagaaccttcctggccgtcaatccaggCTTGGCCACCGTCTGGGCCGCTTCACCGcttttcgaccacgaccgtttgcgCCTTACGTTATCATAAGTGACCCACTTTTCATCGCCAGTCACCATACGCTTCAAAAACGggtcgattttgttgcgattcagaaGCGATTCGCATGCGTCGATACGGTCAAAgatgtttttttgcgtcaattcgtgtggcacccatacatcgagcttcttAGTGACTCTAAGCTTCTTCAAATGGTTTATAACGGTTTGATGACTcatgttgaaaccatcgttgtgcggtggaaatggaaactgtaatgggtccataaactgcacaaattttattggcggcttgagatgcatttttgcctttatcgtagtagtactgtaaaatatgccgtattttctctttattttgctccatgtttgcgacgctataactcaagAATGAcctaaaagaaacgacaataaatcaaacacgtgttagcgcgtgaaatgaaaGTTTCCAAAAAGGtttagcatgacccgatgcgacgaataaaactcaTAGGTAAGCTCCAAGCGTtcaaggcatctttggtcacatcgtccctCTCTTCTTTTGGCGCAAATCATCCACGGTGGTGAATACCAGGACGTGGTGACGGActctctcccatcacgaatTCCACACCGGATTCGCTCTCCTTTATATGgctactgtagtaaatgccacaaggatctaCTCGTCTCAGTTCTTGTCCCGTTCATCACACTTCTTGGAAGGCGGTGATGTCAGATtttactctaacgaggacatcaaccagctgggcagcgaaGAAGTtaacgcaagtgagaaaagttctctgagcgccattcatttTGGAGAGGCCAGAAattattcttttacatatggctcaaacatctcacgacttccggtcttagaccaagtatactctgggtagccaaaaagcGTCTGTTTGAAGGTGAGttaaagtaagaaggcgaaccatccctcctcagggttgtgcgctggctTTGGAACCCGCCAGATAAAAAAAACGCCCCAATGAGAATCAAGAATCcagcattgttttatttttcagatgACCACAAGGGTAGAAATCTTGTCGACAAGGACAACGTCTATTTCCTCCTCTACTTCAAGAACGCATAATTTCaatgaaacatttttgtttgtgaaattAATTTCGTCTACTCttcaaggaaatttttttttttttttcaaaactcagtCAGGTCATGGCTCTTATATCTCAGGTAgtttatttaacaataacaacTTTACAATGTACCAAGTTAGCAATTATAAAACTTAACCGATTGTGAAGTAAAAATCAATGTGTCGTAGATAATATTAggtaattgtaaataatattattaaaacttaattatatttagaaataagctTCGCCGATAAAAGGTTTCTTTTTAATcacatttgaaatgaaattaatttattttggtaTCAAGTACTTCAGATGTTATAAAGTATATCTTACTGTTAATTAGCATAGGCGTATCAAAAGCAAACGTCGAGGGGAGTTCgtgtttgtatattattttttggctCTATGCTGGATATAGTCCAAATTCTTTTTAAactgtattgaaaaaaataaaaaaaaaatattgaagatagttcttgaaaatcgtcgtgCTGGCAACAGAGAGATAGCAGGGagtctcaacatctcttatggatcgactcaacacattttggttaatattttggtaaTGGAGCGTGTCTAAGCTAGAAGTTTAGCAAGGCCTGAAAAGAACTGAAACTTTTGCATAAGCGACGTCGAGTAGAtgtcaaa
The DNA window shown above is from Bactrocera tryoni isolate S06 chromosome 4, CSIRO_BtryS06_freeze2, whole genome shotgun sequence and carries:
- the LOC120775101 gene encoding trypsin I-P1-like; the protein is MDFQGFFWYSIYVCLAFQLAQSTTLAHLKTPLESQHSSEAKIINGSEALWDGTRYQVSLRLTAGEWLFGAGHICGGALISRRSVLTAAHCIWMPANNRFRNASDLSVVVGNLNRYQRDNNTLVLGVSNISVHRDYNATSYRNDVAVLHLDARVPANFTRARAIPLNSDLNLNASNTVCQVSGWGRTETGGYSPQLMVVDVAIVNRSQCATNYGALVHDGMICAGYMEGGRDACVGDSGGPLVCGEQLAGLVSFGVGCAQPGFPGVYTDVASYVPWINNVTKSYEDAGGLSDNGLSNGGVIGENGGTNDSTAYNETVSNSGFSMLSCAPPLIIAVCSLLMRVC